In the genome of Pseudothermotoga sp., one region contains:
- a CDS encoding M42 family metallopeptidase — translation MDKLVERLIELCSIPGVSGREEKVRDFLIGQLDVPYKVDNLGNLIVTLGEGNETIALMAHMDEIGLVVTGINSDGTLNFRKIGGFDDKLLLGAHLQIVTEFGSIEGVIGVTPPHLSSTQSAENLKIDIGCRTKQESESLGVKALDYAVFKKHASFLNREFLAMRSLDDRFGCLALFEVLNKVKNKRLAKKVHFVWTVQEEIGLKGAKAFVARHNVDVCYAIDSFACCSTLTGDISPGNGPVLRMLDNSAFASYELMKKILILAEKNAIPVQVGVTGGGTDGSVAMEFGAQMVPVTLAVRYLHSPAEYISLKDLKNLIDLLTVLVTES, via the coding sequence GTGGACAAACTGGTTGAAAGATTAATCGAGCTTTGCTCCATTCCGGGTGTGTCTGGTAGGGAAGAAAAAGTACGCGACTTTTTGATAGGTCAACTCGATGTGCCGTACAAAGTGGACAATCTGGGCAACTTGATAGTCACTCTCGGTGAGGGTAACGAAACGATAGCGTTGATGGCACACATGGACGAGATTGGACTCGTTGTGACGGGTATCAACTCAGATGGAACTTTGAACTTCAGGAAGATCGGGGGATTCGATGATAAGTTACTCCTCGGTGCCCATCTACAAATCGTTACCGAATTTGGTTCGATCGAAGGTGTGATTGGAGTAACACCCCCGCATTTATCATCCACTCAATCAGCTGAGAATCTCAAGATAGACATAGGTTGTAGAACGAAACAAGAATCCGAATCACTCGGCGTGAAAGCTCTCGATTACGCTGTGTTTAAAAAACATGCGAGTTTTCTTAATCGAGAATTCCTCGCCATGAGATCGCTCGATGATAGATTCGGTTGTCTCGCTCTGTTCGAAGTTCTTAACAAGGTGAAGAACAAAAGGCTCGCGAAAAAAGTGCATTTTGTCTGGACCGTTCAAGAAGAGATAGGCTTGAAGGGTGCGAAAGCTTTCGTCGCCAGACACAACGTCGACGTTTGTTACGCTATCGATTCGTTCGCGTGTTGTTCTACCCTCACAGGTGATATCTCTCCAGGCAATGGGCCAGTTTTAAGGATGCTCGATAACAGTGCTTTTGCAAGTTATGAATTGATGAAAAAAATCCTCATTTTAGCCGAGAAAAACGCTATCCCTGTTCAGGTAGGCGTGACTGGTGGTGGTACAGACGGATCCGTGGCGATGGAATTCGGAGCTCAGATGGTCCCAGTCACATTGGCTGTGAGATATCTTCATTCACCAGCTGAGTACATTTCTCTGAAAGATTTGAAAAACCTGATCGACCTTTTGACTGTTTTAGTAACTGAATCTTAA